The Dama dama isolate Ldn47 chromosome 11, ASM3311817v1, whole genome shotgun sequence genome segment ATACAacgaattcccactggctatctattttacatatggtaatgcatatgtttcaatgctattctctcaaatcatcccaccctccccttcttccactgtttccaaaagtctgttctttctgtgtctcctttgctgccctgaaagtaggatcatcagtactatctttctagagtccatatatgtgcattaacataaaatatttgtttttctctttctgactttttcactctgtataataggttctaggttcacccacctcatcagaactgactcaaataagattccattgtgtatatgtaccacattttctttatccattcatctgtcgatggacatctaggttgcttccatgtcctagttattgtaaatagtgctgcaatgaacagccAGATCCTTCTTAAAGCAAAGACAATGGCAAGGCACTGAGGAAAGTGTAACCCTTCCTCTAACTTAAGGAAAAGGACCCCAAGTAAGTGAAACACTAATATAAAATTCTCCTTTTGGTAATTATATTTTGATAATGAGGAGGCTACTAGGACAAGGCAGAAGCATCAGAAATTTCCTTTTCAAGATCTGTGGTCAGGTCAGCATGTTTCTCCATGTTGAGAATCAGAGTATCTTGGTTTCTTGAAAGAACCAAGTATTGAAAGTATTCTGTAGCCTGACAGTATCTTGAGTCTCTGTGGGCTGAGCAGGAGCCTCATCACTTTTAATTAAAAGGACAGATGGAGCACATGTCCCAGTTCAATTTATTTCATTCTGACTCCAATAATTAATTTTCTTATTCAGACATAGGGACACTGTCTGAAGGGACACTTCATTCTTCTCACATCTTTCCATAGAAACAGTACATAGTGTTATCATGACAattgatattttcacatcttcaagctaatttctatttaaaaatcatttcaggaTCTGTGGAGCCAAGTCATTGATATGTCTGTGCTGTGGCTGCTTCTGGGCCTCCTTGTCCTTACAGGTGAGTGTGCTCCATTTCCCCAAATGACCTTGGAGATGGGAAAGATAAGCATGGGAATACAGTGGTGTTTCTGATACTTAAAActgcagtgggggaaaaaaacggCAGTTTTTTCCCCCAAGCTGTTCAACAAATCCTGGGGTTGGTAACAGCCATCCACAGTCTCTTCCCAGATGCCTCACAAAAGGAGGGAGTTCTCCAGAATGAGGGGTGGGCTTACAGCAGCACTGCTTGAGGCCAGACTTTAAATCTATACCATTGAACAATGCTCACTGTTCCTCTATAAAAATTCTTTCACCAAAAGTACTTACTGAATTTGTTAATAGGCCATATATTTCTACAGAAGGATTAAGGTGATTTACCACTGTAAAACTAACGTAATTCAACAGAAAACTAGCATTTTGGGGATCAAGGAGATGTGACTCAGTTAACCACTGAGGCTGACATTGTTGCCATGCTTGAATTTCAGATTTGGTCCTAAGGTTCCTTGCAACTGGGGCAAAGAGGAAAAGGTCATGTTTTTtgacaaagaaaaagaggaagcatAGTGTCTTAagagaagtaaatttttttttcctggatctgaaatttaaaaatttctcaaatGGGGCCAGCtttacatttattcctttctttcttgacCCACCAATTCAAGAagcattttttcaaaaattttacaaGGAATTTTGGGACCACAAGAAACTAGGGAAGAGGAGATAGATGGTGGAATAGAAGGATGTGAGCTCACCTCTTCTTACggaaacaccaaaatcacaactaattACTGAACAAGCATCAACAAAAAAATGTTAGAACCTATCAAAAAAGATAtcctacatccaaagacaaagaaggaacCTCAATGCGATGGTGGGGGGGCACAATCTGGtcaaatcaaatcccatacacaCCAGGTGGGTGATCCATAAGCTGGAAAATAATCATGCCACTAAAGTTCTCTCACCCGGAATGAAAATTCTGAGCCCATGTCAGGGTCTCCAGCTTGGTGGTCTGGCAATGGGAGGAGGAACCCCTGATGAATTTGCCTTTGAATGTCAGTGGGGTTTGACCTCAGGAATTCCATAGGACTGGGGTAACTGAAACTCCACTCTTGAGGGTGTACATAAGGTCTCGTGCACACCAGGAATCAGGGTAAAATGCAGTGAGCTCATCAGAGATGGGGTCAGACTTACTTGCTAGTATTGGATGGTCTCTTGTGGAGGTAGGGGGAGTGGCTCCCTGTGAAGACAAGGATACTACTGGCTGCAGTTCTTGGCATGAGCCCTCTTGGAGGCCCCACCCAACAGCTGGTAGGCTCCAATTCTGGgaggcctcaggccaaacaaccaacagagtgggaacacagccccacccatcagcagatggcTGCTTAGAGCTGTCCTGAGCACACAGCTGTCCAACAAACTATACTCCTTGACAcatccctgtccaccaccagaaGGACAAGACCCAATTCCACTCACCAGTGGTCAGGTTCCAGttcctcccaccaggaagcctgcacaagcctcttagcctcatccaccagGGGGCAGACAGCAAGAACTACACTCCTGCAGCCTACAAATCAGAAACTGCAATCACAGAAAGTTAGACAAAATTAAACAGCAGAGGAGtatgttccagatgaaggaacaagataaaaccccagaagaacaacTGAAGTGGAGTGAAGTGGAaataggcaatctacctgaaaaaggatTCACAGTAATAATAAGAAAGATGACCCAAGACCTTAGAAAAACAATGGCAGCACAGatcaagaagatacaagaaatgtttaataaagacctagaagaaataaagagcaaaCAGAGGtgaacaatacaataactgaaatgaaaaatacactagaaggaatcaatagcagaataaatgaggcagaagaacagataagtgagctggaagacagaacaGTGGAAATCACTGGtgcagaacagaataaagaaaaaagaatgaaaagaaatgagaactgtCTAAGAGATCTCTGTGAAAACATttaatgcaccaacattcacattattggGGTcctaaaaagagaagagagagcaagagaaaggacctgagaaaatatttaaagagataatagctgaaaactttcctaacgTGGGAAAGGAAGCAGTAACCCAAGTCCAGAAATAGCAGAGTCTATGGAGGAATATGCTGCTGAcatatagtaatcaaactgacaaaaattaaagacaaggaaaaaatactaaaagcaaTAAGGGAATAGTAACAAATAATGTATAAGGGAACTCGCATaagattatcagctgatttctcagcagaaactctgcaggctagaaaggcatgatatatttaaagtgatgaaagggaagaaactacaaccaagaatactctacccagcaaggctctcattcagatcaaacaaagaaatcaaaagctttacagacaagagaATTTGGCACCATCAGACCAACTTGGCAACACATCTTAAAAGAACTTCTCTAGGTGGAGAAGAgaaggccacaactagaaaaaaaaatgacaaacagAAAAGCTCACCTGTAAAGGGAAACATAcagtaaaggtaggaaatcatcTGTACACAAATACGATATCAGAACCAGCAAGTGTGAGAAAAGGAGTGCACAAATGCAGGATATTGGAAATGCATCTGAAATTAGAAgacagcaacttaaaacaatcttGTTTATATACTGCTAAATCAAAATCTCATGGTAACTGCAAACCAAAAATCTACAGTAGGtataagcaaaaaacaaaaaggaatctaaacacaacactaaagttagtcaaaaaaatcacagtagaagagaacaaaagaggaagggaacAAAAAGGAgctacaaaaacaaatccaaaacaattaacaaaatggtagTAAGaacatggtgatggtggtgattcagtagctaagtcgtgtccaactcttgcaaccacatcgactgcagcctgccaggctctcctgtccatgggattctccaggcaagaatactggagtgagtcaccatttcctcctccaggggatcttcctgacccaggatcgaacccacagacaagcgtctcctgcattacaagtggattattttatcactgagccaccagagaagccctacgtATTGATAGTTACATTTAacataaatagattaaatgctccaaccaaaagacacagaatggGTGAATGAATACAAACACAAGATCCGTACAGATGTTATCTACAAGTGACCCATTTCAGATCTAGGAAAACATACAGACTGAAACTGAGAGGATGgaaaaggtattccatgcaaatgaaaatcaaaagaaagctggagtagcaatattcacgtcagacaaaatagactttaaaataaggactgttacaagagaaacaaaaggaactTTGGGGAGCATATCATATAATGTGACTAGGAAGAGGCTACAGGGCAAGGAATAATGAGTAACACAACCAACTACTATTAAGGGTATTTGTCACCAATTATAAAGATAAAAGTGCAccgattaaaaaataaacaagaaaatgttggcttatttaatttttagtacACTCATAAAACATCAAGTCatttcatttcctcatttctctTAGGTTACTCATTGAAAGTTTTTAAAGTAGTATTTATTCTAAAATACCTGTATTTTCAGATGTCAACCCCATGAAGCTCTTAATAAGAAATCGGaactttaaaatgcatttacATAAACCTACagcgggtttcccaggtggtgctagtggtaaagaacccttcagccaatgcaggagacaaaagagacacaggttcaatccctgggttgggaagatcccctggaggaagatctTCaagccaccccagtattcttgcctggagaatcccatggacagaggagcctggcaggctacagtccatggggttgcaaagagtcggacatgactgagcgacttagcacacaaaccTACAGTACACAGATATACTTCCCAAAATCTGTATATCATGGAAATTTGATGACATAATCCAATTTAGtcaaagatgaaataaacaaaaaaagagtaATCTAATGTGAAGTTCTTACAAGCTGATAGCAGTGAGATGATTCTGTCAAGGGGCAGTCTCCTGCTCTCTGTAGGTAACTTGTTGCTCGCTCATGTGCCCTCCTGATGTGAACTATAAATTCTAGGGAATGCTCACCCCTCCAGTGGCTGGAATGGGAGTTAGAGAGAGAGCCAGAAGGgcacagagagaaagggaagagggcagaggaagCCTGGTGCAGAGACCTGGTCCCAGACCTCACAATGTATCCTCCCCTCTTTGCTGTCTTAGGCTCCCACCTAGAAGTGTGCCCTAGAGCAGGGGAAGCCAACTCTGAGTCCAGTTTACCAGCTGTGCCTTCACTTTGACCCTGGTTGAGATCTCAGGGAGATCAGGCTTCATACTATGTGTTTCTCCAGAGCAAGCACAAGTATCTCACCAGACTACAGAGTTAGGAGTATGAAGGAAAAGCTCTGAGGGTTCACCTAAGACACGAGATGAGGACTAGCTTATAGGGAACACAGGATCTCTGCTTTGATTCCAAGGCACCTACCCAACAGCACTGTTCAGCTCCAGAGGTTTGCAAGGATTATAACTCCAACTGTTCCTGAAGTCCGTGGAAGAAGAGGTGAGACACTAGTTTCTGTAATCACTTGGTCGCCATACTATAAATTTCAGAATGCTTTCCATGGCTGAGTGATTTCCACTGTCACTGATTTTTGTttggttatttttattaatatcacTTCGTAATGGACAGAAGTAGGATCAGAACTCCTAGTTCAGTGTCTCAGACTGACACTTGCTCCATTTGCAGGTTCATCGGAAAGCAGCAGTTGGGGATGCTATGGAGACATCCGGACCCTCCACACCCCTGGGGCATCTTGTGGCATCGGAAGGCGTCAAGGCCTGAGCTACTGCGGTATTCATCATCTTTCTGTCCACCCTGCCTTCCTCttattcttcctctttctctcagaAGGTGACTCCTTTCAGCAAGGATGTCTTCCACAGGACTCTGACGCTTCCCTCAGGAGGCCACCCTATGCCTCTCTGTCCTTTCCCATAGTTTTGATCCTTTCAGCATATCCTTCAGGTCCCCGCTGCCTCCCACAGCCCCACCTGGTGGAGTGGTGAAGAGGGTACTAGATGTGGGGTCCCCAGAGCTTGTCTGAGTGTCTTGGTTCTGGGGCTTCAGCAAATCACGCAGTTCTCCTGAGTGTCCCCTGGAAGTATAGCACCTACTGTAAGGTGGATGAGAATGCTTGTGAAACCAGTAAAGTGGACTAGCCAGGTAAACTAGTACTGATCTTCATTTTGTCATTTCTCATTATTTCATAAAAGTTTGAGCTCACATGCTTTCTGGGTGGAAAGGTGGGCAGAGGTGAGCATACCTGTCAGGGAAACTCTCTGAGGACTCCTTTAAGGGTTGGGAGAACTTTTCTCTCGCATTCTGTGTGTGTGGGAGCTGGTtttcctgggtccctctgggaTGCTCTGGGGCCAGTGGTGCGTGTgcctgtggaatttcccaggtgggCAGAGCAGCCCCGGAGAGCCCAGCCGAGGAGCACAAAGGGCACGTCTCCGGGCATAGTGACTCCACTTCAGAGAAAGAGAATTACAACTTCAGGGCTAGAAACGGCCATCAGAGATTTCAGACCAAAACTTGGACTTCTCAGTCCTAGACCACTGCCCGGATCCCTGGAGCGTATTTTCTCTCCCCTCTTGAGTTCCTGTTTCAGCACAAATCACCTCAACCTGCCTCCTTCCTTCTATGTTTGCGGTAGGAGTTCGTGCTTCTGAAAGGCTGGCTGAAATAGACATGCCGTCCCTCCTGAGATATCGGCCTGTCATGCGTACTGTTGGCCAGAAGTACTGCATGGACCCTGCTGTGATCGCTGGTGTCTTGTCCAGGCAGTCTCATGGCAGCAACGTCCTGGCCAATGTGGACGGTGTGGGTGATGGAGTCAAGGTGGTACAGGTAACCTGCCATCAGTCATTATATCTCATACATCACTTCTCACCACCCAAGGGGTTCCTTCacatttgtgaattttttaagaaaatatttatttatatttatttatttggctgtgctgggtcttagttgcagcatgcgggatctagttccctgaccagggattgaatctgcgttccttgcattgggagcatggagtttaagccactggatcaccagggaattcaaCGTTCaaaaagctcagcattcaaaaaactaagatcatggtatctggtcccatcacttcatggcaaatagatggggaaacaatggaaaaagtgacagactttattcccTAGGGCTGCataatcaatgcagatggtgactgtagccatgaaattaaaagatgcttgctccttggaagaaaagctatgacaaacctagatggcatattaaaaagcagaggtgtcactgtactgacaaaggtctgtatagtcaaagctatggtttttccagtaatcatgtatggatgtgagagttggaccataaagaatacagagagccaaagaattgatgctttcaaactctggtgctggagaagactcttgagagtcccttggatagcaagcagatcaaaccagtcattcctaaaggaaattaaccctgacctagatgcccatcagcagacgaatggataaggaagctgtggtacatatacaccatggaatattactcagccattaaaaagaattcatttgaatcagttctaatgagatggatgaaactggagcccattatacagagtgaagtaagacggaaagataaagaacattacagcatactaacacatatatatggaatttagaaagatggtaatgataaccctatatgcaaaacagaaaaagagacacagatgtacagaacagacttttggactctgtgggagaaggcgagggtgggatgtttcgagagaacagcatcgaaacatgtatattatctatggtgaaacagatcaccagctcaggttggatgcatgagacaagtgctcgggcctggtgcaatgggaagactagagggattgggtagagagggaggtgggaggggggatggggatggggaatacatgtaactccatggctgattcatgtcagtgtatgacaaaacccactacaatattgtagggtggttagcctccaactgatagaaataaatgaaaaaaaaaaaaagaaattaaccttgaatattcaaTGGGACTCCcctgtagctcaggtggtaaagaatctgcctgcaatgcaggggacctgggtttgatccctcaatcaggaagattccctggagaaggaaatggcaacctgctccagtattcttccctggagaagtccacggacagaggagcctggtgggctacagtccatgtgtccgcaaaaagtcagacacgactgagcgactaacacacacattggaaggactgatgctgaagctggagctccaatactttggccacctaatttgaagagccaactcattgggaaagactgatgctgggaaagactgaggagaggaggagaagggggcggcagaggatgagatggttggatggcatcactgactcaatggacatgagtttgagcaggctctgggacatggtgaaggaggggaaagcctggtgtgctgctccatggggtcacaaagacttagcggctgaacaacaagatcaccagggaagtcctcccctctttttatttccttgacaTGTATTGTTGCTGATGGCTTCCCTGGAGCACAGTTTCATAGAATACAGAGTGAAAGGTGCTCCCTGGAGCTGGAAGAGCCCAGCCCTGCCTGAGAGATGGAACCAGCACTTCTGCCTTGCTTAGAGTCACAGTTTCTTCAACCATACCCTATTCTGGATTTCCAATAAGGTGATGGTACAGGAGAGAGATCACAGACTGAGTTCTTGCTCTGTTGTGTTGTAACCATGTGACCTTGGATAAATCACTTACTCTCCTTggttctcagtttcctcatcgacAAAATGCAGTCTCAGAGAATCATTATGAAGATTcagtgaaacagtgtgaaaaaatagTTGATATTTGGTGGATTCTCAACAAATATTGAATTTGTCTTTCCCTTGTCTTCTGTCTACACAATTCGTAGTTGTGAAGATCGATTTCATTTTCGTGCTAACTCTGACCAGTATCACTCACAACCAGATAGAACCTTTCAGGGAACTTTTGAATTCCACTGTTAAATTAACTctgtgctggggaaactgggatGGCAAAGATGACAATGAggctttttcctttgtatttcacattattgtaGTTGTTGAGAAACCTTTAAGTATTGCAGTCATAATTTAAACTTTTAGGAAAACATATTCCTCAATGACCTTTAAACAGGCTCCCCAAAGTATGTGACACTTGACAATTTAGAAGTACTTTCAAATACTTTATCTTCTTTTGATCTGGGGACTCACCCGGATGGTGCTGGAGGGAGTCAGGGAAGACAAGTCATCCATCCTTTACAAGTTAGCAAGTGGATTTGTGAGGACAGAGTCATTGCTGCAAAGTCACCTGACAGCTGGAAAATGCAGAACTGGGACCGAGGACAACATTAGTGATGTTATCACCAGTGCCATTTCTCCTGCCCTGTTCTGCCTTCTTTCTAAAATCTCATTCTTGGGGAAAAGATGAGCCATCTCttttgaagatgaagaaataaCTCCCCGGAGTCAGACATTTCTCCTACGTATGGTGAGACGCACATGGTGTCTAAGAAAAGTCAGAAATAGCTTCAGACATTCAGATTATCTGGAAGAAGAGTTAACGAGTACAGATAAAAAAGCTCCTTTCTAACCTGTTGTGGGGGTAGAGGTGGGTTGTGTTTGCAGCATGAGAGGAGGGCATCAGACTGGTCCCTACACTGTATCACCTCTGGTTTCCAGCTGTGTCCATCACCATTACCCTGAAGCCCTTGCCCACACTTGTAGCTTTATTATTTACCCTTGGGGAGATTGAAGGTGGCAATGGTTCTGccaaaggaggaggagagaaaaagaagggaaatgaaaaaagtAACCTTGATCCCAGGAAGCTGCGAGACCCACTACCTCTCTCCCTGCAGGACCCTGGTCTTTATGCTCCCACATCCTGGATCAGTGAGGCCCAGGTTTCCCGAGTGACTGAAGTCCTGACTGTGAGAATCAAAGAAATCCAGAGGAGGTTCCCAACCTGGACCCCTGACCAGTACTTGAGAGGTGCGTGTTCCCCATGGGTCGGTTTCCCAGCGTGAAATCAACAGGAACGCTATGTAATATGTTGCATCCAATTCCCCCAAACCTCAGTTGCCTCCTGAAAAGCAACTCAGAAAGAGAATTTGAGTTAACTGCTGAGCACCCTGCCACAGTGAGGGGCTGTGGGGTCAGCATTAACCAATGTCACAAATTCTAGGTGGACTCTGTGCCTACACGGGAGGTGCTGGCTACATCCGAAGCAGCCAGGACCTGAGCTGTGACTTCTGCAACGATGTCCTTGCACGAGCCAAGTACTTCAAGAGACAAGGCTTCTAAAACTTCAGGTCAAACCCAAGATCCCTATCATGCAGCCGGCCTCAGCCATTACACAAATAAAAGTAGCCAATGAGGCCAATAACTGTGAATCTGAGTTTGCCTGAATGTCATCAAAATAATGTGAATCACATTAAAGAATTATTACCTGCATTTTGTGGTCTGAGGTGTGTGTGAATAAATGGCTGTGTCTCTTTAAAGGTAtttctattgggcttcccaggtggctcagtgggaaagaactaCCTGCCAAGAATCTCCTgccaagacacaggagacatgggttcggtccttgggttgggaagatcccctgaagaaggaaatggcaatctactctagtattcttgcttgggaattctcatggacagaggagcctggcgggctatggtccatggggttgcaaagagttgcacataactgagcatatacacatgcacatacatgcgTATATGCGTGAGTTGTCATGTGGATTTCCATGAAATGCTTCCTGTACCTCATTGGCTTGCATTGCTGgattaggaaataaaaatactagattccagttaaatttgaattccagataaataatttttttttagtccaagtcccatgcaatatttggaaCACAACCTAggcagtgtactaaaaagcaaagacatcactttgtccagaaaggtccatatagtcaaggctatggtctttccagtagtcatgtatggatgtgagaattgaaccataaagaaggcagactgacttcagactctactacaaagccatagtcatcaagacagtatggtactggcacaaagacagaaatatagatcaatggaacagaatagaaagcccagagataaatccacgaacctatggacaccttatctttgacaaaggaggcaaggatatacaatggaaaaaagacaacctctttaacaagtggtgctgggaaaactggtcaaccacttgtaaaagaatgaaactagaagactttctaacaccatacacaaaaataaactcaaaatggattaaagatctaaatgtaagaccagaaactataaaactcctagaggagaacataggcaaaacactctccgacataaatcacagcaagatcctctatgacccacctcccagaatattggaaataaaagcaaaactaaacaaatgggacctaatgaaacttaaaagcttttgcactacaaaggaaactataagtaagatgaaaagacagccctcagactgggagaaaataatagcaaatgaagaaacagacaaaggattaatctcaaaaatatacaagcaactcctgcagctcaattccagaaaaataaatgacccaatcaaaaaatgggccaaagaactaaacagacatttctccaaagaagacatacagatggctaacaaacacatgaaaagatgctcaacatcactcattatcagagaaatgcaaatcaaaaccacaatgaggtaccattacacaccagtcaggatggctgctatccaaaagtctacaagcaataaatgctggagagggtgtggagaaaagggaaccctcttacactgttggtgggaatgcaaactagtacagccgctatggaaaacagtgtggagatttcttaaaaaactggaaatagaactgccatatgacccagcaatcccacttctgggcatacacactgaggaaaccagatctgaaagagacacgtgcaccccaatgttcatcgcagcactgtttataatagccaggacatggaagcaacctagatgcccatcagcagacgaatggataaggaagctgtggtacatatacaccatggaatattactcagccattaaaaataattcatttgaaccagtcctaatgagatggatgaaactggagccccttatacagagtgaagtaagccagaaagataaagaacattacagcatactaacacatatatatggaatttagaaacatggtaacgataaccctatatgcaaaacagaaaaagagacacagaaatacagaacagacttttgaactctgtgggagaatgtgagggtgggatatttcaaaagaacagcatgtatactatctatggtgaaacagatcaccagcccaggtgggatgcatgagacaagtgctcgggcctggtgcactgggaagacccag includes the following:
- the LYG1 gene encoding lysozyme g-like protein 1, whose protein sequence is MSVLWLLLGLLVLTGSSESSSWGCYGDIRTLHTPGASCGIGRRQGLSYCGVRASERLAEIDMPSLLRYRPVMRTVGQKYCMDPAVIAGVLSRQSHGSNVLANVDGVGDGVKVVQDPGLYAPTSWISEAQVSRVTEVLTVRIKEIQRRFPTWTPDQYLRGGLCAYTGGAGYIRSSQDLSCDFCNDVLARAKYFKRQGF